From Daucus carota subsp. sativus chromosome 6, DH1 v3.0, whole genome shotgun sequence, the proteins below share one genomic window:
- the LOC108224387 gene encoding glycine-rich RNA-binding protein 10 has product MTFFSKAGSLLRQNLCNKHVSIEGSASNLSIFQLIRHASNKVFVGGLPYSTDDVFLRETFQKYGEVVDARVITDRDTGNSKGFGFVTYNTVEDANSAIQALDATDLQGRTISVREANERPRSTGFGGGGGYGGGGYGGGGGYGRGGGGYGNDGGGYGNSGGYGSGGGGYGNSGGYGSGGGGGYGNNANYGNGGGNYAGGSFGTESSNYGSGSNVGFGNDGQNFGAAGGVGSTGSNDYGASAGFGGNTNFGNQFGNSEASNIPAAGQAFSQSDPLEGNFKDDIDNTGAFASRS; this is encoded by the exons ATGACTTTTTTCAGCAAAGCTGGGAGTCTACTAAGGCAGAATCTGTGTAACAAGCACGTTAGCATAGAAGGGTCTGCATCCAACCTCTCCATCTTCCAATTGATAAGACATGCGTCAAACAAAGTATTTGTTGGAG GCCTCccttattcaactgatgatgtgTTTTTGAGAGAGACTTTTCAGAAGTATGGAGAAGTTGTAGATG CAAGAGTTATAACAGATAGGGATACTGGCAATTCCAAAGGGTTTGGCTTTGTTACATACAACACAGTGGAGGATGCTAACAGTGCTATTCAGGCCTTAGATGCTACG GACCTTCAGGGCCGCACTATATCAGTGAGGGAGGCAAATGAGAGGCCACGAAGCACTGGATTTGGCGGTGGTGGCGGCTACGGTGGAGGTGGATATGGTGGAGGCGGAGGCTACGGTAGGGGAGGCGGTGGATATGGTAACGATGGAGGTGGATATGGCAACTCTGGCGGTTATGGCAGTGGTGGAGGTGGATATGGCAACTCTGGCGGTTAtggcagtggtggtggtggtgggtatGGGAACAATGCCAACTACGGTAACGGAGGAGGCAACTATGCTGGTGGTAGTTTTGGAACTGAAAGCAGCAATTATGGTAGTGGGAGCAATGTTGGTTTCGGAAATGATGGTCAGAACTTTGGTGCTGCAGGTGGGGTTGGCTCTACTGGTAGCAATGATTATGGTGCTAGTGCTGGTTTCGGCGGAAACACAAATTTTGGCAATCAATTCGGGAATAGTGAAGCCAGCAACATACCCGCTGCCGGTCAGGCTTTTAGCCAGAGTGATCCACTCGAAGGGAACTTCAAGGATGACATTGACAACACTGGTGCTTTTGCCAGCAGGTCGTAG